Proteins from one Rhinolophus ferrumequinum isolate MPI-CBG mRhiFer1 chromosome 15 unlocalized genomic scaffold, mRhiFer1_v1.p scaffold_54_arrow_ctg1_1, whole genome shotgun sequence genomic window:
- the SRRM2 gene encoding serine/arginine repetitive matrix protein 2 isoform X5 → MATERWCPPGHGAMYNGIGLPTPRGSGTNGYVQRNLSLVRGRRGERPDYKGEEELRRLEAALVKRPNPDILDHERKRRVELRCLELEEMMEEQGYEEQQIQEKVATFRLMLLEKDVNPGGKEETPGQRPAVTETHQLAELNEKKNERLRAAFGISDSYVDGSSFDPQRRAREAKQPAPEPPKPYSLVRESSSSRSPTPKQKKKKKKKDRGRRSESSSPRRERKKSSKKKKHRSESESKKRKHRSPTPKSKRKSKDKKRKRSRSTTPAPKSRRAHRSTSADSASSSDTSCSRSRSAAAKTHTTALTGQSPSPASGRRGDGDAPSREPSTTNTGHPSSPEPSTKQPSSPYEDKAKDKKEKSAVRPSPSPEKSTGPEQPAPTPLLAEQHGSSPQPLATTPLSQEPVNPPSEASPTRGRLPPKSPEKPPQSSSSESCPPSPQPTKVSRHASSSPESPKPTPAPGSRREISSSPASKSRSHGRAKRDKSRSHTPRRVGRSRSPTTKRGRSRSRTPTKRGHSRSRSPQWRRSRSAQRWGRSRSPQRRGRSRSPQRPGWSRSRNTQRRGRSRSARRGRSHSRSPATRGRSRSRTPARRGRSRSRTPTRRRSRSRTPNRRRSRSRTPARRGRSRSRTPARRRSRTRSPIRRRSRSRSLARRGGRSLSRTPARRGRSRSRTPARRSGRSRSRTPARRGRSRSRTPARRGRSRSRSLARRGRSRSRSLARRGRSHSRTPQRRGRSGSSSERKNKSRASQRRSRSNSSPEMKKSRVSRRSRSLSSPRSKAKSRLSLRRSLSGSSPCPKQKSQTPLRRSRSGSSQPKAKSRTPSRRSRSGSAPPNQKSKTPPRQSHSSSSPQPKVKSGTPPRQGSVTSPQANEQSAAPQKESCSEMSPDPEVKSRTPLRHSCSGSSPTVKSGTPPRRSRSGSSSPQPKVKAITSPVQSHSGSSSPSPSRVTSKIPPRQSRSESPCSNVESRLLQRQSHSRSSSPDTKVKPGTPPKQCYSGSTSPCPKVQSQTPPGHSLSGSKSPCSQEKSKDSPAQSCSGFFSLCPRVKSSTPPGESYFGTSSLLQEGQSQTSPDPRCDTSSPETRQTRYESPSLQSKSQTPPKGGQSRSSSPITELAPRSPATQDRSKLSISPRLKSGLSPEQNRSHSDSSPYPAMDCKSLLGQNRLESFPESKEKTDLLFQEDVTVSCRLRDKLSPPSVQDRPESSVLKNTPGTPTKERCVGSSPDTKDQSSALAKPSQDEELMEGVEKSEESSNQVLSHVSPELKEMAGSNFESSPEIQEKPAVSLTLDQSQSQGALEAEVPAMASAWSGPHFSPERKELLDSPPREKSYESPLEFRNSGPVAEVNTGFSPEVKDLNVAFPNQLETDPSLDMKEQSTRSSRRSSSELSPDAVEKTGMSSNQSVSSPVHDTIPRTPSRESSSASSPELKDGLPRTPSRRSRSGSSPGLRDGSGTPSRHSLSGSSPGMKDIPRTPSRGRSECDSSPEPKALPQTPRPRSRSPSSPELNKCLTPQRERSGSESSVEQKTVARTPLGQRSRSGSSQELDGKPSASPQERSESDSSPDSKAKTRMPLRQRSHSGSSPEVDSKSRPSPRRSRSGSSPEVKDKPRAAPRAQSGSDSSPEPKAPVPRALPRRSRSGSSSKGRGPSPEGSSSSESSPEHPPKSRMARRSSRSSPEPKTKSRTPPRRRSSRSSPELTRKARLSRRSRSASSSPETRSRTPPRRRRSPSVSSPEPAEKSRSSRRRRSASSPRTKTTSRRGRSPSPKPRGLQRSRSRSRREKTRTTRRRDRSGSSQSTSRRRQRSRSRSRVTRRRRGGSGYHSRSPARQESSRTSSRRRRGRSRTPPTSRKRSRSRTSPAPWKRSRSRTPLVSRRRSRSRTSPVSRRRSRSRTSVTRRRSRSRASPVSRRRSRSRTPPVTRRRSRSRTPARRRSRSRTPPVTRRRSRSRTPPVTRRRSRSRTSPINRRRSRSRTSPVTRRRSRSRTSPVTRRRSRSRTSPVTRRRSRSRTPLVIRRRSRSRTPLLPRKRSRSRSPLAIRRRSRSRTPRTTRGKRSLTRSPPAIRRRSVSGSSSDHSRSASPPATRNHSGSRTPPVALNSSRMSCFSRPSMSPTPLDRCRSPGMLEPLGSSRTPMSVLQQAGGSMMDGPGPRIPDHPRASVPENHAQSRIALALTAISLGTARPPPSMSAAGLAARMSQVPAPVPLMSLRTAPAASLASRIPAASAAAMNLASARTPAIPTAVNLADSRTPAAAAMNLASPRTAVTPSAVNLADPRTPTAPAVNLAGARTPAALAALSLTGSGTPPNAANYPSSSRTPQAPTPANLVGPRSAHATAAVNIASSRTPPVLAPASLTSARMAPALSGANLTSPRVPLSAYERVSGRTSPPLLDRARSRTPPGGPGSRTPPTAPSQSRMTSERAPSPASRMVQAPSQSVLPPTQDRPRSPLPSAFSDQSRSLLAQTTTPVAGSQALSSGTVAKATSSAGDHNGMLSGPGPGVSHPEGGEPPSSTGAQQPSALATLQLAKERRSSSSSSSSSSSSSSSSSSSSSSSSSGSSSSDSEGSSLPIQPEVAVKRVPSPAPAPKEAVREGRPQEPTPAKRKRRSSSSSSSSSSSSSSSSSSSSSSSSSSSSSSSSSSSSSSTSSSPSPAKPDPQALPKPASPKKPSPGERSLFPVSLPPRHSLPHVARRIFLKRTSGYFPPLHKSFRDALWPAG, encoded by the exons GAGCGGTGGTGCCCCCCCGGGCACGGGGCCATGTACAACGGGATCGGGCTGCCGACGCCCCGGGGCAGCGGCACCAACGGCTACGTCCAGCGCAACCTGTCCCTGGTGCGGGGCCGCCGGGGTGAGCGGCCTGACTACAAGGGAGAGGAGGAACTGCGGCGCCTGGAGGCTGCCCTGGTGAAGCGGCCTAATCCTGACATCCTGGACCACGAGCGCAAGCGGCGCGTGGAGCTGCGATGCCTCGAGCTGGAGGAGATGATGGAagagcaggg GTACGAGGAACAGCAAATTCAGGAAAAAGTGGCGACCTTTCGACTCATGTTGTTGGAGAAGGATGTGAACCCTGGGGGCAAGGAGGAGACCCCAGGGCAGCGGCCAGC ggtAACTGAGACTCACCAGTTGGCAgaattgaatgagaaaaagaatgagCGACTCCGTGCTGCCTTTGGTATCAGTGATTCCTATGTGGATGGCAGCTCTTTTGATCCTCAGCGTCGTGCTCGAGAAGCCAAACAACCAGCTCCTGAGCCTCCCAAACCTTATAG tCTTGTCCGGGAGTCTAGCAGTTCTCGCTCACCAACTCcaaagcaaaagaagaagaaaaagaagaaagacagaggaCG CAGGTCAGAAAGCAGCTCTCCGCGACGAGAGAGGAAGAAGAGTTCTAAGAAGAAGAAGCACAG ATCAGAATCGGAATCCAAGAAACGGAAGCATAG GTCTCCCACTCCAAAGAGCAAACGTAAATCTAAGGACAAGAAACGGAAGCG ATCTCGAAGTACAACACCAGCCCCCAAGAGCCGCCGGGCCCACCGTTCAACTTCTGCTGactctgcttcctcttctgaTACTTCCTGTAGTCG GTCTCGAAGTGCTGCAGCAAAAACTCATACAACTGCCTTGACCGGGCAAAGTCCTTCCCCTGCTTCAGGGCGTAGAGGGGACGGAGATGCACCTTCCAGGGAACCAAGTACCACCAACACAGGGCATCCCAGCAGCCCGGAGCCCTCTACAAAGCAGCCTAGTAGCCCTTATGAAGACAAAGCTAAAGACAAGAAGGAG AAATCTGCAGTTCGACCTAGTCCCTCTCCGGAAAAGAGCACAGGCCCAGAACAACCTGCTCCCACTCCGCTCCTTGCCGAGCAACATGGCAGCTCCCCACAACCCCTTGCAACAACCCCCTTAAGTCAGGAGCCAGTGAATCCCCCATCTGAGGCTTCCCCAACCCGGGGCCGTTTACCCCCTAAGTCTCCTGAGAAACCTCCCCAATCATCATCTTCGGagagctgcccaccatcccctcaACCGACCAAAGTTTCTCGGCATGCCAGCTCCTCTCCTGAAAGTCCTAAACCCACACCAGCTCCTGGGTCCCGCCGAGAGATTTCTTCTTCTCCTGCATCTAAGAGTCGCTCACATGGCCGAGCAAAGCGGGATAAGTCACGTTCTCATACTCCTCGTAGGGTGGGGAGGTCCCGTAGCCCTACCACCAAGAGGGGGCGATCACGGTCTCGAACCCCTACTAAGAGAGGTCATTCTCGGTCCCGGTCCCCTCAGTGGCGTAGATCTCGGTCTGCACAGCGGTGGGGACGATCTAGAAGCCCCCAGCGACGTGGCCGCTCTAGGTCTCCACAGCGACCAGGCTGGTCCAGGAGCAGAAATACCCAGAGAAGAGGCAGGTCTAGATCAGCAAGGCGAGGCAGGTCGCACTCTAGATCCCCAGCCACTAGGGGCAGATCTCGTTCTAGAACACCAGCCCGGCGGGGCAGGTCTCGCTCTAGAACACCCACCAGGCGGAGATCGCGATCCAGAACGCCCAATAGGCGTAGATCTCGGTCTAGAACACCAGCCCGGAGGGGCAGGTCTCGGTCTAGAACACCTGCTAGACGCAGATCCAGGACCCGTTCACCAATACGGCGCAGGTCTCGTAGTAGATCGCTAGCCAGGCGAGGTGGCAGGTCACTCTCTAGAACACCAGCCAGGCGTGGTCGGTCGCGCTCTCGAACACCGGCTAGACGAAGTGGTCGGTCGCGCTCTAGAACGCCAGCCAGGAGAGGGAGATCTCGATCTAGGACACCAGCAAGACGAGGAAGGTCCCGTAGTAGAAGTCTAGCTAGACGGGGAAGGTCCCGTAGTAGAAGTCTAGCTAGGCGGGGAAGATCTCACTCTAGAACACCACAAAGAAGAGGCAGGTCTGGCTCGTCATCAGAGCGGAAGAACAAATCCAGAGCATCACAGAGAAGGAGCAGGTCCAACTCAAGCCCAGAAATGAAAAAATCTCGTGTTTCAAGGCGAAGCAGGTCTCTCTCTTCGCCGCGGTCCAAGGCAAAATCTCGCTTGTCTTTGAGGCGAAGCCTTTCTGGGTCCTCTCCGTGTCCTAAACAAAAGTCTCAGACACCCCTAAGGCGCAGTCGCTCTGGATCATCCCAACCTAAAGCTAAATCTAGAACACCATCAAGACGAAGTCGCTCTGGTTCTGCTCCTCCTAATCAGAAATCTAAAACACCACCAAGACAAAGTCATTCTAGTTCATCTCCTCAACCTAAAGTGAAATCGGGAACACCACCAAGACAAGGGTCTGTAACAAGTCCTCAGGCAAATGAACAATCTGCAGCACCACAAAAAGAAAGCTGTTCTGAAATGTCACCTGACCCTGAGGTGAAGTCTAGGACCCCTTTGAGGCATAGCTGCTCTGGGTCCTCTCCTACAGTAAAATCTGGCACGCCTCCAAGACGGAGCCGATCTGGGTCGTCATCTCCACAACCCAAAGTGAAGGCAATAACATCACCAGTCCAGAGCCATTCTGGCTCTTCTTCTCCAAGTCCTAGTAGGGTGACGTCTAAAATACCACCAAGACAAAGCAGATCAGAGTCTCCTTGCTCCAATGTGGAATCTAGATTGTTGCAAAGACAGAGCCATTCTAGGTCCTCCTCACCAGATACCAAAGTGAAACCTGGAACACCACCAAAACAATGTTACTCAGGGTCTACTTCGCCGTGCCCTAAAGTACAGTCCCAAACTCCACCAGGGCACAGTCTTTCTGGATCAAAGTCACCGTGTTCTCAAGAGAAGTCTAAAGACTCACCAGCACAAAGTTGCTCTGGattcttctccctctgtccaaGAGTAAAGTCTAGCACACCACCAGGAGAGAGCTATTTTGGCACCTCATCTCTGCTACAGGAAGGACAATCTCAAACTTCACCAGACCCTAGATGTGATACTTCCAGTCCAGAAACGAGACAGACTCGTTATGAATCTCCATCTTTGCAAAGCAAATCTCAAACACCTCCTAAGGGTGGCCAGTCCAGGTCCTCATCTCCAATCACTGAGCTGGCGCCCAGATCTCCAGCAACACAAGATAGAAGCAAATTGTCAATAAGTCCTAGGCTGAAATCTGGACTGTCTCCTGAGCAGAACAGATCCCATTCTGACTCTTCCCCATATCCTGCAATGGACTGTAAATCTCTTCTGGGGCAGAACAGATTGGAGTCTTTTCCtgaatcaaaagagaaaacagatttactCTTTCAGGAGGATGTCACTGTCTCGTGTAGACTAAGAGACAAATTGAGTCCTCCTTCAGTGCAGGATAGACCTGAGTCTTCAGTACTCAAAAACACACCTGGAACCCCAACAAAGGAAAGATGTGTCGGGTCATCTCCAGATACAAAAGACCAAAGTAGTGCATTAGCTAAGCCAAGCCAAGACGAGGAATTAATGGAGGGGGTTGAGAAATCTGAAGAATCCTCAAACCAGGTTCTATCCCATGTGTCTCCAGAACTTAAGGAAATGGCTGGAAGTAACTTTGAATCATCTCCTGAGATACAAGAAAAGCCTGCTGTGTCTTTGACTCTTGACCAAAGCCAATCACAGGGTGCTTTGGAAGCAGAAGTCCCTGCAATGGCCTCAGCTTGGAGTGGGCCCCATTTTTCTCCAGAACGTAAAGAACTGTTAGACTCTCCTCCACGAGAGAAGAGCTATGAATCACCTTTAGAATTTAGAAACTCAGGTCCTGTTGCAGAAGTGAATACTGGATTTTCTCCTGAGGTTAAAGATTTGAATGTAGCTTTTCCTAATCAGTTAGAGACAGATCCATCTCTAGACATGAAAGAACAATCGACTAGGTCCTCCAGACGCAGCAGTTCTGAGTTATCCCCAGACGCTGTGGAAAAAACAGGAATGTCTTCAAATCAGAGTGTTTCTTCACCAGTACATGATACTATACCCAGAACACCCTCAAGGGAAAGTAGTTCTGCATCCTCTCCTGAACTGAAAGATGGTTTACCCAGAACCCCCTCAAGGAGAAGTAGGTCTGGGTCTTCCCCAGGACTTAGAGATGGGTCTGGGACGCCCTCAAGGCACAGCTTATCTGGGTCGTCTCCTGGAATGAAAGATATACCCAGGACACCATCAAGGGGGAGAAGTGAATGTGATTCTTCTCCAGAACCCAAAGCTTTGCCTCAGACTCCAAGGCCAAGGAGTCGTTCTCCATCATCCCCAGAGCTCAACAAGTGTCTTACTCCCCAAAGAGAAAGAAGTGGCTCAGAATCATCAGTTGAACAGAAGACTGTGGCTAGGACTCCTCTTGGGCAGAGAAGTCGGTCTGGATCTTCTCAAGAACTTGATGGGAAACCCAGTGCATCCCCTCAGGAAAGAAGTGAATCAGACTCTTCTCCAGATTCTAAAGCTAAGACACGAATGCCACTTAGACAAAGGAGTCATTCTGGGTCATCTCCAGAGGTCGACAGCAAATCCCGACCTTCCCCTCGGCGTAGTAGGTCTGGCTCATCTCCTGAAGTCAAAGATAAGCCAAGAGCAGCACCCAGGGCACAGAGTGGTTCTGATTCCTCTCCTGAACCAAAGGCTCCTGTCCCTCGGGCCCTTCCCAGACGAAGCAGATCAGGTTCATCAAGCAAAGGCAGAGGCCCTTCTCCTGAAGGAAGCAGCAGTTCTGAGTCCTCTCCAGAACACCCACCCAAATCCAGAATGGCTAGAAGAAGCTCCAGGTCATCACCGGAGCCCAAGACCAAGTCTCGCACGCCACCTCGCCGTCGCAGCTCTCGATCATCTCCTGAACTGACTAGGAAAGCTAGACTCTCCCGTAGAAGTCGCTCAGCATCATCTTCACCAGAGACCCGCTCTAGAACTCCCCCAAGACGCCGAAGAAGTCCCTCAGTGTCTTCCCCAGAGCCAGCAGAAAAGTCAAGATCCTCACGCCGGCGGCGTTCAGCTTCATCCCCACGCACTAAGACAACTTCAAGGAGAGGCCGTTCTCCTTCGCCAAAGCCTCGTGGACTCCAGAGGTCCCGTTCCCGCTCAAGGAGGGAGAAAACCAGAACAACCCGACGTCGAGATAGGTCTGGATCTTCCCAGTCGACTTCTAGGAGAAGACAGCGGAGCCGGTCACGGTCTCGGGTTACTCGTAGGCGGAGGGGAGGCTCGGGTTACCACTCAAGGTCTCCTGCCCGGCAGGAGAGTTCCCGGACCTCCTCTCGACGTCGAAGAGGCCGCTCTCGGACACCACCAACCAGTCGGAAGCGTTCCCGCTCACGCACCTCACCAGCCCCATGGAAACGCTCCAGGTCCAGAACACCCCTGGTAAGCCGACGTAGGTCCAGGTCTCGAACTTCACCAGTCAGTCGGAGACGGTCAAGGTCTAGGACATCAGTGACTAGACGAAGATCTCGCTCAAGAGCATCCCCAGTAAGTCGAAGGCGATCCAGGTCCAGAACACCACCTGTGACCCGTCGTCGTTCAAGGTCCAGAACACCAGCTCGCCGCCGCTCCCGTTCTAGAACCCCACCAGTGACTCGCAGAAGGTCCAGATCTAGGACTCCACCAGTAACGAGGCGGCGATCTCGAAGCAGAACCTCGCCTATCAATCGCAGAAGATCGAGATCCAGAACATCTCCAGTCACCCGTAGGCGATCTCGGTCTCGCACATCTCCAGTAACTCGGAGGAGGTCCCGCTCTAGAACCTCTCCAGTGACCCGCCGCCGGTCTAGGTCCCGAACACCTCTAGTTATTCGGCGCCGCTCTAGGTCTCGAACCCCACTGTTGCCACGCAAACGTTCTCGAAGTCGCTCACCACTTGCTATCCGCCGCAGGTCTAGATCCCGTACTCCACGGACCACCCGGGGCAAACGGTCCTTAACAAGATCTCCTCCAGCCATCCGCAGGCGTTCTGTATCTGGAAGTAGTTCTGATCATTCACGTTCTGCTAGTCCTCCAGCAACAAGGAATCATTCTGGTTCTCGGACACCTCCAGTGGCACTAAATAGCTCCAGAATGAGCTGCTTCAGTCGCCCTAGCATGTCACCAACTCCTCTTGACCGCTGTAGATCACCTGGAATGCTTGAACCCCTTGGCAGCTCTAGAACACCCATGTCTGTCCTGCAGCAAGCTGGTGGCTCCATGATGGATGGTCCAGGTCCCCGAATTCCTGATCACCCTAGAGCATCTGTGCCAGAAAATCATGCTCAGTCTAGAATTGCACTTGCCCTGACAGCCATCAGTCTTGGCACCGCTCGGCCTCCTCCATCCATGTCTGCTGCTGGCCTTGCTGCAAGAATGTCCCAGGTTCCAGCTCCAGTGCCTCTCATGAGTCTCCGAACGGCCCCAGCTGCCAGCCTTGCCAGCAGAATTCCTGCAGCCTCTGCAGCAGCCATGAATCTGGCCAGTGCCAGGACACCTGCCATACCAACAGCAGTGAACCTGGCTGACTCGAGAACACCAGCTGCAGCAGCAATGAACTTGGCCAGCCCCAGAACAGCGGTGACACCTTCTGCTGTGAATCTTGCTGACCCTCGCACCCCTACAGCCCCAGCTGTGAACCTAGCAGGAGCCAGAACCCCAGCGGCTTTGGCAGCTTTGAGTCTCACAGGCTCTGGCACACCCCCGAACGCTGCAAACTATCCCTCCAGCTCCAGAACACCCCAGGCTCCAACCCCTGCAAACCTGGTGGGTCCTAGATCTGCACATGCCACAGCTGCTGTGAATATTGCCAGCTCAAGAACCCCTCCAGTCTTGGCTCCTGCAAGCCTCACCAGTGCTAGAATGGCTCCAGCTTTGTCTGGTGCAAACCTCACCAGCCCTAGGGTGCCCCTCTCTGCCTATGAGCGTGTTAGTGGCAGAACCTCACCACCACTTCTTGACCGAGCCAGGTCTAGAACCCCGCCAGGAGGCCCAGGCTCCAGAACCCCACCAACTGCCCCGAGCCAGTCGAGAATGACCTCTGAGCGggctccctctcctgcctctaGAATGGTCCAGGCTCCCTCACAGTCTGTTCTCCCTCCAACTCAGGATCGGCCTAGGTCCCCTCTGCCATCTGCTTTTTCTGACCAATCACGATCTTTGCTTGCCCAGACCACCACCCCTGTAGCAGGGTCTCAGGCCCTTTCCTCTGGGACGGTGGCAAAGGCCACATCCTCTGCTGGTGACCACAATGGCATGCtgtctggccctggccctggggtgTCACACCCTGAGGGTGGGGAACCACCTTCCTCCACGGGGGCCCAGCAGCCTTCTGCATTGGCCACCCTGCAGTTGGCAAAGGAGCGGCGGAGCTcgtcctcctcctcatcctccagctcctcctcttcGTCGTCCTCGTCGTCCTCATCGTCCTCGTCATCCTCTGGCTCCAGTTCTAGTGACTCGGAGGGCTCTAGCCTTCCCATTCAACCTGAGGTAGCAGTGAAGAG GGTCCCCAGCCCGGCCCCAGCCCCAAAGGAGGCTGTTCGAGAGGGACGTCCTCAGGAACCAACTCCAGCCAAGCGGAAGAGGCGCTCtagcagctccagctccagctcctcctcctcttcttcctcctcctcctcctcctcctcttcctcctcttcatcttcctcctcctcctcctcttcctcctcctcttcctcttctacttcctcctccccctcccctgctaaGCCTGACCCTCAGGCCTTGCCCAAACCTGCAAGCCCCAAGAAGCCGAGCCCTGGCGAGCGGAG CCTCTTccctgtctccctgcctccacgCCATTCTCTTCCACATGTAGCCAGAAGGATCTTTCTAAAACGCACATCTGGTTACTTCCCTCCACTCCACAAATCCTTCCGGGACGCCCTGTGGCCTGCAGGATAA